A stretch of Monomorium pharaonis isolate MP-MQ-018 chromosome 7, ASM1337386v2, whole genome shotgun sequence DNA encodes these proteins:
- the LOC105830646 gene encoding collagen alpha-1(IX) chain isoform X5, translating to MYLQTWIFAIAHITYVQYVVAKRGLCNGYKFGEDDLQTFDFISKLKLDLLDTRYSGMTKVRGSNRMQTAYRLEKDTDVTLPIKNITSSGLPEEFSLVYTLRARKSPKYPWHVIKIADANGDAQFLITMNSRKRSLDFSSIDHEGELQTVSFMNNRVFDRGWHKVNFGVFKDKLVLNVDCEFTGMEDLKPRQPIKVDGSISIAKMSNSKITVPIDVQWMVLNCDPTRHERETCDELPKIVAAPLQIKSCDMVCPQGPRGFNGTNGFPGPPGPSGAPGPIGTTGLPGQPGPPGEQGKPGVPGARGFPGSQGPKGTIGFPGPSGLPGSPGQKGERGDMGFPGLKGDQGPRGFPGPSGNTSDFFLGSLRYKGEKGAKGERGDNGVQGQPGEKGEPGDRGYPGLDGSRGRDGAPGLPGLPGSPGRPGDTVFTNISSIPRPQGLPGIRGPPGLPGPPGLPGPPGQMGPKGDVGERGREGTPGLTNNNIIPGLPGPEGPVGPPGDDGLPGEKGEIGPTGLPGPPGDPGKDGLPGLPGPQGLPGLRGEPGSPGPRGLDGLAGKPGLPGHDGKVGQKGNKGEKGEQGSIGSRGLPGSSGLTGSPGTPGIPGLEGRPGLPGPPGSIGPPGPPGPSGFSAVNNSFSSTGSPGLEGPRGSPGSPGIPGEKGAPGERGPEGQIGPPGMPGKDGAPGLQGPPGNRGPTGLPGLQGLPGHSIGEAEIRDICASVLREQMTEMAALMQGPPGLPGRGRPGRPGLPGPQGRPERLKELTEGLRGLPGLPGPARHGRPGRAGKKGIPGTYRSERNNSLKYLENGPLN from the exons ATGTATCTGCAAACATGGATATTTGCGATAGCGCATATAACTTATGTTC AATATGTCGTCGCCAAACGCGGACTGTGCAATGGCTACAAGTTTGGCGAGGACGATCTTCAGACGTTCGACTTCATCAGCAAACTGAAATTGGATCTGTTGGATACGCGTTACAGTGGCATGACGAAGGTCCGGGGCAGCAACCGCATGCAAACTGCATACCGGCTGGAGAAAGACACTGATGTCACCCTCCCAATAAA GAATATCACATCCAGCGGACTTCCAGAAGAGTTCTCGTTGGTGTACACGCTAAGAGCTAGGAAATCACCGAAGTATCCTTGGCACGTTATTAAAATCGCGGACGCAAACGGCGATGCTCAATTCCTCATCACGATGAATTCTAGGAAGCGATCGTTAGATTTTTCATCGATCGACCACGAGGGAGAATTACAGACAGTCTCCTTTATGAATAATCGC GTGTTCGACAGAGGATGGCATAAGGTGAACTTCGGGGTGTTTAAAGATAAGCTGGTTCTTAACGTTGACTGTGAATTCACTGGTATGGAAGATTTAAAACCGCGCCAGCCGATCAAAGTCGACGGGAGTATATCGATAGCTAAAATGAGCAATAGTAAGATCACTGTACCG ATTGATGTGCAATGGATGGTTCTAAATTGCGATCCAACGAGACACGAAAGAGAAACGTGCGATGAATTACCG AAAATCGTAGCTGCTCCGCTTCAAATAAAATCCTGCGATATGGTCTGCCCACAAGGACCACGTGGATTCAATGGTACAAAC GGATTTCCTGGTCCACCTGGACCATCTGGAGCACCGGGACCAATTGGAACTACGGGTTTACCAGGACAACCGGGACCGCCGGGGGAACAAGGAAAGCCA GGAGTTCCAGGTGCAAGAGGTTTCCCAGGATCACAAGGTCCGAAAGGAACTATCGGATTTCCGGGACCATCAGGTTTACCAGGATCACCAGGACAAAAGGGTGAAAGA gGTGATATGGGATTCCCAGGTCTCAAAGGAGATCAAGGTCCTCGAGGATTTCCAGGCCCGTCAGGAAATACGAGTGACTTTTTTCTTGGATCGCTGAGATATAAGGGCGAGAAAGGAGCCAAAGGTGAACGGGGGGACAACGGGGTTCAAGGACAACCGGGTGAAAAAG gCGAACCTGGAGACAGAGGATATCCGGGATTAGATGGCTCCCGCGGTCGTGATGGTGCACCAGGCCTTCCTGGTCTTCCGGGATCTCCTGGTCGTCCTGGTGACACTGTATTTACGAATATTTCTAGCATTCCAAGGCCACAGGGTCTTCCTGGTATAAGAGGGCCTCCAGGATTACCTGGTCCACCAGGATTGCCAGGACCTCCTGGTCAAATGGGTCCGAAGGGCGATGTCGGAGAACGCGGTCGAGAAG GCACGCCAGGCTTGACGAATAATAACATCATACCGGGATTACCTGGCCCAGAAGGACCTGTCGGTCCTCCTGGCGATGATGGTTTACCAGGTGAAAAAGGAGAAATCGGACCGACAGGTCTTCCTGGGCCACCTGGAGATCCTGGAAAGGATGGATTACCAGGATTACCAGGACCGCag GGACTTCCAGGATTACGCGGAGAACCGGGCTCTCCAGGCCCTCGAGGTTTAGATGGACTTGCGGGAAAACCAGGACTTCCAGGACACGATGGGAAAGTAGGCCAAAAGGGCAACAAAGGCGAAAAGGGCGAACAAGGGTCTATCGGATCTCGCGGACTACCTGGAAGTTCG ggTTTAACAGGTTCACCAGGTACACCAGGTATACCAGGATTAGAGGGAAGACCTGGTCTACCTGGTCCTCCAGGATCGATAGGGCCTCCAGGACCTCCAGGGCCTTCTGGTTTTTCAGCTGTAAACAATAGTTTTAGTAGCACTGGTAGTCCTGGTCTCGAAGGACCTAGAGGTTCACCAGGTTCTCCAGGCATA CCAGGTGAAAAAGGAGCTCCTGGAGAACGAGGACCGGAAGGTCAAATAGGACCGCCCGGAATGCCTGGTAAAGACGGAGCGCCAGGATTGCAAGGTCCTCCTGGAAATAGAGGTCCAACAGGATTACCCGGACTTCAAGGTCTGCCAGGTCATAGTATAGGCGAAGCGGAAATTCGCGATATTTGCGCCAGTGTTCTGAGAG AACAGATGACCGAAATGGCAGCACTAATGCAAGGTCCACCTGGTCTGCCCGGTCGGGGTCGTCCGGGCCGCCCTGGATTACCTGGTCCTCAAGGTCGCCCAG AGAGACTGAAAGAACTAACAGAGGGTCTACGAGGGCTACCCGGTTTACCGGGGCCGGCTCGACACGGCCGTCCCGGTCGAGCCGGAAAGAAGGGCATTCCAGGTACTTATCGCTCGGAACGTAATAACTCTCTAAAATATCTGGAAAATGGCCCGTTGAACTAA
- the LOC105830646 gene encoding collagen alpha-1(IX) chain isoform X6, with amino-acid sequence MYLQTWIFAIAHITYVQYVVAKRGLCNGYKFGEDDLQTFDFISKLKLDLLDTRYSGMTKVRGSNRMQTAYRLEKDTDVTLPIKNITSSGLPEEFSLVYTLRARKSPKYPWHVIKIADANGDAQFLITMNSRKRSLDFSSIDHEGELQTVSFMNNRVFDRGWHKVNFGVFKDKLVLNVDCEFTGMEDLKPRQPIKVDGSISIAKMSNSKITVPIDVQWMVLNCDPTRHERETCDELPKIVAAPLQIKSCDMVCPQGPRGFNGTNGFPGPPGPSGAPGPIGTTGLPGQPGPPGEQGKPGVPGARGFPGSQGPKGTIGFPGPSGLPGSPGQKGERGDMGFPGLKGDQGPRGFPGPSGNTSDFFLGSLRYKGEKGAKGERGDNGVQGQPGEKGEPGDRGYPGLDGSRGRDGAPGLPGLPGSPGRPGDTVFTNISSIPRPQGLPGIRGPPGLPGPPGLPGPPGQMGPKGDVGERGREGTPGLTNNNIIPGLPGPEGPVGPPGDDGLPGEKGEIGPTGLPGPPGDPGKDGLPGLPGPQGLPGLRGEPGSPGPRGLDGLAGKPGLPGHDGKVGQKGNKGEKGEQGSIGSRGLPGSSGLTGSPGTPGIPGLEGRPGLPGPPGSIGPPGPPGPSGFSAVNNSFSSTGSPGLEGPRGSPGSPGIPGEKGAPGERGPEGQIGPPGMPGKDGAPGLQGPPGNRGPTGLPGLQGLPGHSIGEAEIRDICASVLREQMTEMAALMQGPPGLPGRGRPGRPGLPGPQGRPVYRRILDVEQKLAQEEMFSK; translated from the exons ATGTATCTGCAAACATGGATATTTGCGATAGCGCATATAACTTATGTTC AATATGTCGTCGCCAAACGCGGACTGTGCAATGGCTACAAGTTTGGCGAGGACGATCTTCAGACGTTCGACTTCATCAGCAAACTGAAATTGGATCTGTTGGATACGCGTTACAGTGGCATGACGAAGGTCCGGGGCAGCAACCGCATGCAAACTGCATACCGGCTGGAGAAAGACACTGATGTCACCCTCCCAATAAA GAATATCACATCCAGCGGACTTCCAGAAGAGTTCTCGTTGGTGTACACGCTAAGAGCTAGGAAATCACCGAAGTATCCTTGGCACGTTATTAAAATCGCGGACGCAAACGGCGATGCTCAATTCCTCATCACGATGAATTCTAGGAAGCGATCGTTAGATTTTTCATCGATCGACCACGAGGGAGAATTACAGACAGTCTCCTTTATGAATAATCGC GTGTTCGACAGAGGATGGCATAAGGTGAACTTCGGGGTGTTTAAAGATAAGCTGGTTCTTAACGTTGACTGTGAATTCACTGGTATGGAAGATTTAAAACCGCGCCAGCCGATCAAAGTCGACGGGAGTATATCGATAGCTAAAATGAGCAATAGTAAGATCACTGTACCG ATTGATGTGCAATGGATGGTTCTAAATTGCGATCCAACGAGACACGAAAGAGAAACGTGCGATGAATTACCG AAAATCGTAGCTGCTCCGCTTCAAATAAAATCCTGCGATATGGTCTGCCCACAAGGACCACGTGGATTCAATGGTACAAAC GGATTTCCTGGTCCACCTGGACCATCTGGAGCACCGGGACCAATTGGAACTACGGGTTTACCAGGACAACCGGGACCGCCGGGGGAACAAGGAAAGCCA GGAGTTCCAGGTGCAAGAGGTTTCCCAGGATCACAAGGTCCGAAAGGAACTATCGGATTTCCGGGACCATCAGGTTTACCAGGATCACCAGGACAAAAGGGTGAAAGA gGTGATATGGGATTCCCAGGTCTCAAAGGAGATCAAGGTCCTCGAGGATTTCCAGGCCCGTCAGGAAATACGAGTGACTTTTTTCTTGGATCGCTGAGATATAAGGGCGAGAAAGGAGCCAAAGGTGAACGGGGGGACAACGGGGTTCAAGGACAACCGGGTGAAAAAG gCGAACCTGGAGACAGAGGATATCCGGGATTAGATGGCTCCCGCGGTCGTGATGGTGCACCAGGCCTTCCTGGTCTTCCGGGATCTCCTGGTCGTCCTGGTGACACTGTATTTACGAATATTTCTAGCATTCCAAGGCCACAGGGTCTTCCTGGTATAAGAGGGCCTCCAGGATTACCTGGTCCACCAGGATTGCCAGGACCTCCTGGTCAAATGGGTCCGAAGGGCGATGTCGGAGAACGCGGTCGAGAAG GCACGCCAGGCTTGACGAATAATAACATCATACCGGGATTACCTGGCCCAGAAGGACCTGTCGGTCCTCCTGGCGATGATGGTTTACCAGGTGAAAAAGGAGAAATCGGACCGACAGGTCTTCCTGGGCCACCTGGAGATCCTGGAAAGGATGGATTACCAGGATTACCAGGACCGCag GGACTTCCAGGATTACGCGGAGAACCGGGCTCTCCAGGCCCTCGAGGTTTAGATGGACTTGCGGGAAAACCAGGACTTCCAGGACACGATGGGAAAGTAGGCCAAAAGGGCAACAAAGGCGAAAAGGGCGAACAAGGGTCTATCGGATCTCGCGGACTACCTGGAAGTTCG ggTTTAACAGGTTCACCAGGTACACCAGGTATACCAGGATTAGAGGGAAGACCTGGTCTACCTGGTCCTCCAGGATCGATAGGGCCTCCAGGACCTCCAGGGCCTTCTGGTTTTTCAGCTGTAAACAATAGTTTTAGTAGCACTGGTAGTCCTGGTCTCGAAGGACCTAGAGGTTCACCAGGTTCTCCAGGCATA CCAGGTGAAAAAGGAGCTCCTGGAGAACGAGGACCGGAAGGTCAAATAGGACCGCCCGGAATGCCTGGTAAAGACGGAGCGCCAGGATTGCAAGGTCCTCCTGGAAATAGAGGTCCAACAGGATTACCCGGACTTCAAGGTCTGCCAGGTCATAGTATAGGCGAAGCGGAAATTCGCGATATTTGCGCCAGTGTTCTGAGAG AACAGATGACCGAAATGGCAGCACTAATGCAAGGTCCACCTGGTCTGCCCGGTCGGGGTCGTCCGGGCCGCCCTGGATTACCTGGTCCTCAAGGTCGCCCAG TTTATAGAAGAATTTTGGACGTAGAACAGAAGCTAGCTCAAGAGGAAATGTTTAGCAAATGA
- the LOC105830646 gene encoding collagen alpha-1(IX) chain isoform X7, whose translation MYLQTWIFAIAHITYVQYVVAKRGLCNGYKFGEDDLQTFDFISKLKLDLLDTRYSGMTKVRGSNRMQTAYRLEKDTDVTLPIKNITSSGLPEEFSLVYTLRARKSPKYPWHVIKIADANGDAQFLITMNSRKRSLDFSSIDHEGELQTVSFMNNRVFDRGWHKVNFGVFKDKLVLNVDCEFTGMEDLKPRQPIKVDGSISIAKMSNSKITVPIDVQWMVLNCDPTRHERETCDELPKIVAAPLQIKSCDMVCPQGPRGFNGTNGFPGPPGPSGAPGPIGTTGLPGQPGPPGEQGKPGVPGARGFPGSQGPKGTIGFPGPSGLPGSPGQKGERGDMGFPGLKGDQGPRGFPGPSGNTSDFFLGSLRYKGEKGAKGERGDNGVQGQPGEKGEPGDRGYPGLDGSRGRDGAPGLPGLPGSPGRPGDTVFTNISSIPRPQGLPGIRGPPGLPGPPGLPGPPGQMGPKGDVGERGREGTPGLTNNNIIPGLPGPEGPVGPPGDDGLPGEKGEIGPTGLPGPPGDPGKDGLPGLPGPQGLPGLRGEPGSPGPRGLDGLAGKPGLPGHDGKVGQKGNKGEKGEQGSIGSRGLPGSSGLTGSPGTPGIPGLEGRPGLPGPPGSIGPPGPPGPSGFSAVNNSFSSTGSPGLEGPRGSPGSPGIPGEKGAPGERGPEGQIGPPGMPGKDGAPGLQGPPGNRGPTGLPGLQGLPGHSIGEAEIRDICASVLRVEIEIKLV comes from the exons ATGTATCTGCAAACATGGATATTTGCGATAGCGCATATAACTTATGTTC AATATGTCGTCGCCAAACGCGGACTGTGCAATGGCTACAAGTTTGGCGAGGACGATCTTCAGACGTTCGACTTCATCAGCAAACTGAAATTGGATCTGTTGGATACGCGTTACAGTGGCATGACGAAGGTCCGGGGCAGCAACCGCATGCAAACTGCATACCGGCTGGAGAAAGACACTGATGTCACCCTCCCAATAAA GAATATCACATCCAGCGGACTTCCAGAAGAGTTCTCGTTGGTGTACACGCTAAGAGCTAGGAAATCACCGAAGTATCCTTGGCACGTTATTAAAATCGCGGACGCAAACGGCGATGCTCAATTCCTCATCACGATGAATTCTAGGAAGCGATCGTTAGATTTTTCATCGATCGACCACGAGGGAGAATTACAGACAGTCTCCTTTATGAATAATCGC GTGTTCGACAGAGGATGGCATAAGGTGAACTTCGGGGTGTTTAAAGATAAGCTGGTTCTTAACGTTGACTGTGAATTCACTGGTATGGAAGATTTAAAACCGCGCCAGCCGATCAAAGTCGACGGGAGTATATCGATAGCTAAAATGAGCAATAGTAAGATCACTGTACCG ATTGATGTGCAATGGATGGTTCTAAATTGCGATCCAACGAGACACGAAAGAGAAACGTGCGATGAATTACCG AAAATCGTAGCTGCTCCGCTTCAAATAAAATCCTGCGATATGGTCTGCCCACAAGGACCACGTGGATTCAATGGTACAAAC GGATTTCCTGGTCCACCTGGACCATCTGGAGCACCGGGACCAATTGGAACTACGGGTTTACCAGGACAACCGGGACCGCCGGGGGAACAAGGAAAGCCA GGAGTTCCAGGTGCAAGAGGTTTCCCAGGATCACAAGGTCCGAAAGGAACTATCGGATTTCCGGGACCATCAGGTTTACCAGGATCACCAGGACAAAAGGGTGAAAGA gGTGATATGGGATTCCCAGGTCTCAAAGGAGATCAAGGTCCTCGAGGATTTCCAGGCCCGTCAGGAAATACGAGTGACTTTTTTCTTGGATCGCTGAGATATAAGGGCGAGAAAGGAGCCAAAGGTGAACGGGGGGACAACGGGGTTCAAGGACAACCGGGTGAAAAAG gCGAACCTGGAGACAGAGGATATCCGGGATTAGATGGCTCCCGCGGTCGTGATGGTGCACCAGGCCTTCCTGGTCTTCCGGGATCTCCTGGTCGTCCTGGTGACACTGTATTTACGAATATTTCTAGCATTCCAAGGCCACAGGGTCTTCCTGGTATAAGAGGGCCTCCAGGATTACCTGGTCCACCAGGATTGCCAGGACCTCCTGGTCAAATGGGTCCGAAGGGCGATGTCGGAGAACGCGGTCGAGAAG GCACGCCAGGCTTGACGAATAATAACATCATACCGGGATTACCTGGCCCAGAAGGACCTGTCGGTCCTCCTGGCGATGATGGTTTACCAGGTGAAAAAGGAGAAATCGGACCGACAGGTCTTCCTGGGCCACCTGGAGATCCTGGAAAGGATGGATTACCAGGATTACCAGGACCGCag GGACTTCCAGGATTACGCGGAGAACCGGGCTCTCCAGGCCCTCGAGGTTTAGATGGACTTGCGGGAAAACCAGGACTTCCAGGACACGATGGGAAAGTAGGCCAAAAGGGCAACAAAGGCGAAAAGGGCGAACAAGGGTCTATCGGATCTCGCGGACTACCTGGAAGTTCG ggTTTAACAGGTTCACCAGGTACACCAGGTATACCAGGATTAGAGGGAAGACCTGGTCTACCTGGTCCTCCAGGATCGATAGGGCCTCCAGGACCTCCAGGGCCTTCTGGTTTTTCAGCTGTAAACAATAGTTTTAGTAGCACTGGTAGTCCTGGTCTCGAAGGACCTAGAGGTTCACCAGGTTCTCCAGGCATA CCAGGTGAAAAAGGAGCTCCTGGAGAACGAGGACCGGAAGGTCAAATAGGACCGCCCGGAATGCCTGGTAAAGACGGAGCGCCAGGATTGCAAGGTCCTCCTGGAAATAGAGGTCCAACAGGATTACCCGGACTTCAAGGTCTGCCAGGTCATAGTATAGGCGAAGCGGAAATTCGCGATATTTGCGCCAGTGTTCTGAGAG TAGAGATAGAAATCAAACTAGTTTGA